Proteins encoded together in one Lathyrus oleraceus cultivar Zhongwan6 chromosome 5, CAAS_Psat_ZW6_1.0, whole genome shotgun sequence window:
- the LOC127080648 gene encoding uncharacterized protein LOC127080648 codes for MKYDFIDGSIMVPTDQFDPTFCAWRRCNMLVHSWIMNFIVESIGQSIVFMENAVYVWNDLKEHFSQGDLVHVSKLQQEIYALKPEHRMVTKKFSDLKILREELEMYMSIPTCTCCILCSWEVMRTTRYNHNLLYAIRFLTGLNEEFSVVKSQILLLDHLPSLNKIFSMVIQHERQIVHHVSVSDDSKILVNAAENRRSSFRNNKTGFKSGQRVCTFCDKLGHTVDTCYRKHGVPPHLQKKSSNYAAHNAAVESFASPDLTHE; via the coding sequence ATGAAATATGATTTCATTGATGGTTCTATTATGGTTCCTACAGATCAATTCGATCCAACATTTTGTGCTTGGAGGCGTTGCAATATGCTCGTGCACTCATGGATCATGAATTTTATCGTTGAATCAATTGGTCAATCCATTGTATTTATGGAAAATGCGGTTTATGTTTGGAATGATTTGAAAGAACACTTCTCTCAAGGTGATTTAGTTCATGTATCAAAATTGCAACAAGAAATTTATGCTCTCAAGCCAGAGCATCGAATGGTAACAAAAAAATTCTCTGATCTTAAGATTTTGCGGGAAGAACTAGAAATGTATATGTCAATACCTACATGTACTTGTTGTATCCTTTGTTCTTGGGAAGTTATGCGTACCACTAGATATAATCATAATTTACTCTATGCAATTCGTTTTTTGACCGGTCTTAATGAAGAATTCAGTGTTGTTAAGTCACAAATTTTGCTATTAGATCATTTACCTAGCTTGAATAAAATTTTCTCAATGGTTATTCAGCATGAACGTCAAATTGTTCATCATGTTTCAGTTAGTGATGACTCTAAAATCCTTGTTAATGCTGCTGAAAATAGGAGATCAAGTTTTAGAAATAATAAGACTGGTTTTAAATCTGGACAGAGAGTTTGTACTTTTTGTGACAAATTAGGTCATACTGTTGATACTTGTTATCGCAAGCATGGAGTTCCACCTCATTTACAAAAGAAAAGTTCAAATTATGCAGCTCATAATGCTGCTGTAGAAAGTTTTGCATCGCCAGACCTCACACATGAGTAG